A region from the Malus domestica chromosome 07, GDT2T_hap1 genome encodes:
- the LOC139197587 gene encoding probable LRR receptor-like serine/threonine-protein kinase At3g47570, producing MFQNNLHGTLPPGLGHTIFPNLETFIFDSNQFTGPVPASISNASNLLVFSISSNKFTGKVPSLARLSNLYRFSLFKNNLGNNEEGDLDFISSLVNCTNLEVLSIGFNNFGGVMPESVSNLSTKLRLIYFYENQIRGSIPIGVGNLINLERLSFYANLLAGTIPSSICKLNKLYGLDLQVNELSGNVPSSLGNLTSLSNLYLNSNKLNGSIPQSLGDCRFMLDLDLSHNNLSGPIPKQVINLPFHLNLSGNQLTESIPMEGGNLQHLVILDVSENKLSGEIPQSLGSCTSLTTLSLRENLLQGTIPKSLSSLRGIEDFDLSHNKLSGIIPNYLGSLPFLHNLNLSFNDFEGAVPIQGVFKNASAVSIVGNTRLCGGIPNLRLPKCISKQSKRGLSPKLNLIISVSCGVVGLVLVLLLALLYRSRKARALKSTSGSSLGVSLLKLSYGDLLKATDGFSASNLIGSGSFGSVYKGVLNQHEEINVAVKVLNLQTSRASKSFISECEALKSIRHRNLVKLLTACSSIDFQGNDFKALVYEFMVNGSLDEWLHISAQGVDRPANLPKNLNLTQRVNIAIDVAYALDYLHNRSHIPIVHCDIKPSNILLDNDMTACVGDFGLARYLQDASCPSPLHESSSNVIKGTIGYTPPEYGMGGELSTYGDVYSYGILLLEMLTGKRPTDDMFKGGMDLHNFVITALPERVGEICDPLLVQIEESSSSTNPRSNRGNHAPNDQRKRVVECLTNIARVGVACSVVTPRERKDMSNVVAELSLIRDVLTGTRMPRENL from the exons atGTTTCAAAACAACCTTCATGGAACTCTTCCTCCTGGCTTGGGCCACACTATATTTCCAAACCTCGAAACCTTTATTTTCGATTCCAACCAATTCACTGGACCCGTACCAGCTTCAATCTCCAATGCCTCAAACCTTTTAGTATTTTCTATCTCATCCAATAAGTTTACTGGCAAAGTGCCTAGTCTGGCACGCCTGTCAAATTTGTATCGGTTTTCACTTTTTAAGAACAATCTTGGAAATAATGAGGAAGGTGACTTGGATTTCATCTCTTCCCTAGTTAATTGCACCAATTTAGAAGTTTTATCTATCGGCTTCAATAATTTTGGAGGAGTGATGCCTGAATCTGTGAGCAATCTCTCAACAAAGCTCAGGCTAATATATTTCTATGAGAATCAGATACGCGGAAGCATTCCCATCGGGGTTGGAAATCTTATCAACTTGGAGAGACTAAGCTTTTATGCAAATTTATTGGCAGGCACTATACCGAGTTCAATATGTAAACTGAATAAGCTTTATGGCCTAGATCTACAAGTCAATGAACTGTCAGGTAATGTTCCATCATCTCTAGGGAATCTCACTTCATTAAGCAATTTGTATCTCAACTCAAACAAGTTAAATGGAAGCATACCACAAAGTCTTGGAGACTGCAGGTTTATGTTAGATTTGGATCTTTCCCACAACAATCTTAGCGGTCCAATTCCAAAACAAGTAATCAATTTACCTTTTCACTTGAATCTATCTGGAAACCAACTTACTGAATCCATTCCCATGGAAGGAGGTAACTTACAGCATCTTGTTATCTTGGATGTTTCTGAAAACAAGTTATCTGGTGAGATTCCACAAAGCTTAGGGAGTTGCACAAGTTTGACGACTCTGTCTCTGAGAGAAAATTTATTGCAGGGGACAATTCCTAAATCCTTGAGCTCTTTGAGAGGAATTGAAGATTTTGACCTCTCTCACAACAAATTGTCTGGCATAATTCCCAACTACTTGGGGAGTTTGCCCTTCTTGCATAATTTGAACCTTTCATTTAACGATTTTGAAGGTGCAGTACCAATCCAAGGAGTTTTTAAGAATGCAAGTGCGGTATCTATTGTGGGAAACACACGGCTTTGTGGAGGTATACCTAACTTAAGATTGCCTAAATGCATCTCCAAGCAATCTAAGCGCGGGTTATCTCCTAAGCTGAACTTAATTATCTCAGTTTCCTGTGGGGTTGTCGGCTTGGTCTTGGTGTTGTTACTTGCGCTTCTTTATCGATCAAGAAAGGCTAGAGCGCTCAAGTCAACTTCAGGATCATCACTGGGGGTTTCACTTTTGAAACTGTCCTATGGAGATCTCCTCAAAGCAACTGATGGGTTCTCTGCTTCGAATCTGATTGGTTCTGGAAGTTTCGGGTCCGTATACAAGGGAGTTCTCAATCAGCATGAAGAAATAAATGTTGCGGTGAAAGTACTCAATCTTCAAACTTCAAGAGCTTCTAAAAGTTTCATATCTGAATGTGAAGCCTTGAAAAGCATTAGGCATCGAAATCTTGTCAAGCTACTGACTGCTTGTTCAAGCATTGACTTTCAAGGAAACGATTTCAAAGCCCTGGTGTATGAGTTCATGGTGAATGGAAGCCTAGATGAGTGGCTGCACATATCAGCTCAAGGAGTAGATAGGCCAGCCAATCTGCCAAAGAATCTGAATCTCACTCAAAGAGTTAACATTGCCATCGATGTAGCGTATGCTCTGGATTATTTGCACAACCGCTCCCACATACCAATAGTTCATTGTGATATAAAGCCTAGCAACATTTTGTTAGACAATGACATGACTGCTTGTGTTGGTGATTTCGGTTTAGCAAGGTACCTCCAGGATGCTTCTTGCCCATCTCCTTTGCACGAGAGCAGTTCCAATGTCATAAAAGGCACCATAGGCTATACTCCCCCAg AGTATGGAATGGGAGGCGAGCTGTCAACATATGGCGATGTGTATAGCTACGGAATACTGTTGTTGGAGATGTTAACTGGCAAGAGGCCGACAGATGACATGTTTAAAGGTGGTATGGACCTGCACAATTTTGTTATAACGGCTCTACCAGAACGTGTGGGAGAAATATGTGATCCACTACTTGTTCAAATAGAAGAAAGCAGCAGCAGTACTAATCCCAGAAGTAATAGGGGGAATCATGCCCCAAATGATCAAAGAAAAAGGGTTGTGGAGTGCTTGACTAACATTGCAAGAGTAGGAGTTGCTTGTTCTGTAGTGACGCCGAGAGAGCGAAAGGACATGAGCAATGTGGTAGCTGAATTGAGTCTAATAAGGGATGTGCTAACTGGAACTAGGATGCCCAGAGAGAATCTGTGA
- the LOC103423842 gene encoding probable LRR receptor-like serine/threonine-protein kinase At3g47570, with the protein RKARELKSTSGSSLGVSLLKLSYGDLLKATDGFSASNLIGFGSFGSVYKGVLNQHEERNVAMKVLNLQTSRASKSFISECEALKSIRHRNLVKLLTACSSIDFQGNDFKALVYEFMVNGSLDESLHISAQGVDRPANLPKNLNLTQRVNIAIDVACALDYLHNHSHMPIVHCDIKPNNILLDSDMTACVGDFGLARYLRDASCPSPLHDSSSNVIKGTIGYTPPEYGMGGELSTYGDVYSYGILLLEMLTGKMPTDDMFKGGMDLHNFVITALPDMWKKYMIHYLFK; encoded by the exons AGAAAGGCTAGAGAGCTTAAGTCAACTTCAGGATCATCACTGGGGGTTTCACTCTTGAAACTGTCCTATGGAGATCTCCTCAAAGCAACTGATGGGTTCTCTGCTTCGAATCTGATTGGTTTTGGAAGTTTCGGGTCCGTGTACAAGGGAGTTCTCAATCAGCATGAAGAAAGAAATGTTGCGATGAAAGTACTCAATCTTCAAACTTCAAGAGCTTCTAAAAGTTTCATATCTGAATGTGAAGCCTTGAAAAGCATTAGGCATCGAAATCTTGTCAAGCTGCTGACTGCTTGTTCAAGCATTGATTTTCAAGGAAACGATTTCAAAGCCCTGGTGTATGAGTTCATGGTGAATGGAAGCCTAGATGAGTCATTGCACATATCAGCTCAAGGAGTAGATAGGCCAGCCAATCTGCCAAAGAATCTGAATCTCACTCAAAGAGTTAACATTGCCATCGATGTAGCATGCGCTCTGGATTATTTGCATAACCACTCCCACATGCCAATAGTTCATTGTGATATAAAGCCCAACAACATTTTGTTAGACAGTGACATGACTGCTTGTGTTGGTGATTTTGGTTTAGCAAGGTACCTCCGGGATGCTTCTTGCCCATCTCCTTTGCACGATAGCAGTTCCAATGTCATAAAAGGCACCATAGGCTATACTCCCCCAg AGTATGGAATGGGAGGCGAGCTGTCAACATATGGCGATGTGTATAGCTACGGAATACTGTTGTTGGAGATGTTAACTGGCAAGATGCCGACAGATGACATGTTTAAAGGTGGTATGGACCTGCACAATTTTGTTATAACGGCTCTACCAGACATGTGGAAGAAATATATGATCCACTACTTGTTCAAAtag